One Capricornis sumatraensis isolate serow.1 chromosome 8, serow.2, whole genome shotgun sequence genomic region harbors:
- the LOC138084050 gene encoding elongation factor 1-alpha 2-like yields the protein MGKEKTHINIAVIGHVDSGKSTTTGHLIYKCGGIDKRTIEKFEKEAAEMGKGSFKYAWVLDKLKAERERGITIDISLWKFETSKYYITIIDAPGHRDFIKNMITGTSQADCAVLIVAAGVGEFEAGISKNWQTREHALLAYTLGVKQLIVAVNKMDSTEPAYSAARFQEITKEVSAYIRKIGYNPATVAFVPISGWHGDNMLEPSINMPWFKGWKVERKEGNATGVTLLEALDSILPPTRPVNKPLRLPLQDVCKIGGIGTVPMGRVETGFLKAGMVVTFAPSGVTTEVKSVEMHYEALSEALPGDNVGFNVKNVSVKDIRHGNVAGDSKNDPPMETSSFVAQVIVLNHPGQIPAGYSPVLDCHTAHISCRLAELREKIDRRSGKKLEDNPKALKSGDAAIVQMVPGKAMCVETFSEYPPLGRFAVWDMRQTMAVGVIKAVEKKTAAAAKVTKSVVKASKK from the exons ATGGGCAAAGAGAAGACACACATCAATATCGCGGTCATTGGCCATGTGGACTCTGGCAAGTCCACCACCACCGGGCACCTCATCTACAAGTGTGGGGGAATTGACAAGAGGACCATTGAGAAGTTTGAGAAGGAGGCAGCTGAG ATGGGTAAGGGCTCCTTCAAGTACGCCTGGGTGCTGGACAAactgaaggcagagagagagcgTGGCATCACCATCGACATCTCCCTGTGGAAGTTTGAGACCAGCAAGTACTACATCACCATCATCGATGCCCCGGGCCACAGGGACTTCATCAAGAACATGATCACTGGCACCTCCCAG GCCGACTGCGCTGTGCTCATTGTGGCTGCCGGTGTGGGCGAGTTTGAGGCAGGCATCTCTAAGAACTGGCAGACTCGCGAGCACGCGCTGCTTGCCTACACCTTGGGTGTGAAGCAGCTGATCGTGGCAGTCAACAAGATGGACTCGACCGAGCCGGCCTACAGCGCCGCACGCTTCCAGGAGATCACCAAGGAAGTGAGTGCCTACATCAGGAAGATTGGCTACAACCCGGCGACCGTGGCCTTTGTTCCCATCTCGGGCTGGCACGGAGACAACATGCTGGAGCCCAGCATTAAC ATGCCCTGGTTCAAGGGCTGGAAAGTTGAGCGGAAGGAGGGAAATGCCACTGGGGTGACCCTACTGGAAGCTCTGGACTCCATCCTCCCCCCAACTCGCCCAGTCAATAAGCCCCTGAGGCTGCCACTACAAGACGTGTGCAAGATAGGAG GCATTGGCACGGTGCCCATGGGCCGAGTGGAGACCGGCTTCCTGAAGGCCGGCATGGTGGTCACCTTTGCCCCCAGTGGCGTCACCACTGAG gTCAAGTCTGTGGAGATGCACTACGAGGCCCTGTCGGAGGCCCTGCCCGGGGACAACGTGGGCTTCAACGTGAAGAATGTGTCTGTGAAGGACATCCGTCATGGCAACGTGGCTGGAGACAGTAAGAACGACCCCCCAATGGAGACCAGCAGCTTTGTGGCCCAG GTGATCGTCCTGAATCACCCAGGACAGATCCCAGCTGGCTATTCTCCAGTGCTGGACTGTCACacagcccacatctcctgcaggctTGCTGAACTGAGGGAAAAGATTGACCGCCGCTCAGGCAAGAAGCTGGAAGACAACCCCAAGGCCCTGAAGTCGGGTGACGCTGCCATCGTGCAGATGGTCCCCGGCAAGGCCATGTGTGTGGAGACCTTCTCCGAGTACCCGCCTCTAG GCCGTTTTGCCGTGTGGGACATGAGGCAAACCATGGCCGTTGGCGTCATCAAGGCTGTGGAGAAGAAGACCGCGGCTGCGGCTAAGGTCACCAAGTCAGTGGTGAAGGCCAGCAAGAAATGA